The following are from one region of the Ochotona princeps isolate mOchPri1 chromosome 4, mOchPri1.hap1, whole genome shotgun sequence genome:
- the LOC101535357 gene encoding olfactory receptor 1052-like, with protein MAEVNLTLVTEFVLLGLTDRAELKVFLFVLFLLIYAISLVGNLGMLFLIQVTPKLHTPMYQFLSCLSFLDACYSSVFAPKMLMNFFVQRETISFSACIAQYFLFVALLTTEGFLLSAMAYDRYVAIVNPLLYTVAMTKMVCVALVLGSCMGGIINSLTHTIGLMKLSFCGPNIISHFFCDLPPLLKLSCSDTSLNELLLLIFSGIIALITFLTVMISYIFIVAAILKMRSAAGRHKAFSTCASHLTAVTLFYGSISFSYIQPSSQYSLEQEKVVSVFYTLVIPMLNPLIYSLRNKEVKDAMKRVVEMKHCPC; from the coding sequence ATGGCAGAAGTGAACCTTACACTGGTAACTGAATTCGTCCTTCTGGGACTGACGGATCGTGCTGAactgaaggtctttctctttgtgctGTTCCTGCTGATTTACGCCATTTCCTTGGTGGGAAATCTTGGGATGCTTTTTCTGATACAAGTAACTCCCAAACTCCACACACCCATGTATCAGTTTCTTAGTTGTCTGTCATTTTTAGACGCTTGCTATTCATCAGTCTTTGCACCCAAAATGCTCATGAACTTCTTTGTTCAACGGGAAACCATCTCATTTTCTGCTTGCATTGCACAATATTTTCTATTTGTGGCGCTGCTTACCACTGAGGGTTTCTTGCTGTCAGCCATGGCTTATGATCGTTATGTAGCTATTGTGAACCCCTTGCTTTATACAGTGGCTATGACTAAGATGGTCTGTGTTGCACTTGTTTTGGGATCATGCATGGGAGGTATAATCAACTCACTGACACATACAATCGGCTTAATGAAACTGTCCTTCTGTGGGCCAAATATTATCAGTCACTTTTTCTGTGACCTGCCCCCGTTGCTGAAGCTGTCATGTTCTGACACATCCCTGAATGAACTGTTGCTATTAATCTTCTCTGGGATAATTGCTCTGATCACTTTTCTGACTGTAATGATCTCCTACATCTTCATCGTCGCTGCTATCCTGAAGATGCGCTCAGCAGCCGGGAGACACAAAGCCTTCTCCACGTGTGCCTCACATCTGACTGCGGTGACCTTGTTCTATGGCTCCATAAGCTTTAGTTATATTCAGCCAAGCTCCCAATATTCCTTAGAACAAGAGAAGGTGGTGTCTGTATTTTACACACTGGTGATTCCTATGCTAAACCCGTTGATTTACAGCCTACGAAACAAGGAAGTGAAGGATGCTATGAAAAGGGTTGTAGAAATGAAACATTGCCCCTGCTGA